A stretch of Chionomys nivalis chromosome 2, mChiNiv1.1, whole genome shotgun sequence DNA encodes these proteins:
- the Cebpa gene encoding CCAAT/enhancer-binding protein alpha has translation MESADFYEAEPRPPMSSHLQSPPHAPSNAAFGFPRGAGPAPPPAPPAAPEPLGGICEHETSIDISAYIDPAAFNDEFLADLFQHNRQQEKAKAAAGPAGGSSDFDYPGAPAGPGGTVMSAGAHGPPPGYGCPAAGYLDGRLEPLYERVGAPALRPLVIKQEPREEDEAKQLALAGLFPYQPPPPPPPPHPHASPAHLAAPHLQFQIAHCGQTTMHLQPGHPTPPPTPVPSPHPAPALGAAGLPGPGGALKGLAGTHPDLRTGGGGGGAGAGKAKKSVDKNSNEYRVRRERNNIAVRKSRDKAKQRNVETQQKVLELTSDNDRLRKRVEQLSRELDTLRGIFRQLPESSLVKAMGNCA, from the coding sequence ATGGAGTCGGCCGACTTCTACGAGGCGGAGCCGCGGCCCCCGATGAGCAGCCACCTCCAGAGCCCCCCGCACGCGCCCAGCAACGCCGCCTTTGGCTTTCCCCGGGGCGCGGGCCCCGCGCCGCCCCCAGCCCCACCTGCTGCCCCAGAGCCGCTGGGCGGCATCTGCGAGCACGAGACGTCTATAGACATCAGCGCCTACATCGACCCGGCCGCCTTCAACGACGAGTTCCTGGCCGACCTCTTCCAACACAACCGGCAGCAGGAGAAGGCCAAGGCGGCCGCGGGCCCCGCGGGTGGCAGCAGCGACTTTGACTACCCGGGCGCCCCGGCGGGCCCCGGCGGCACGGTCATGTCCGCGGGGGCGCACGGGCCCCCTCCCGGCTACGGCTGTCCAGCGGCCGGCTACCTGGACGGCAGGCTGGAGCCCCTGTACGAGCGCGTCGGGGCGCCCGCGCTGCGGCCGCTGGTGATCAAGCAGGAGCCCCGCGAGGAGGACGAGGCGAAGCAGCTGGCGCTGGCCGGCCTCTTCCCCTACCAGcccccgccgccgccaccaccaccgcacCCGCACGCGTCTCCCGCGCACCTGGCCGCCCCACACCTGCAGTTCCAGATCGCGCACTGCGGCCAGACCACCATGCACCTGCAGCCCGGCCACCCCACGCCACCGCCCACGCCTGTGCCCAGCCCGCACCCTGCACCCGCGTTGGGTGCTGCGGGCCTGCCGGGTCCGGGGGGCGCGCTCAAGGGGTTGGCTGGCACGCACCCTGACCTCCGCACGGGCGGCGGTGGTGGCGGTGCCGGTGCGGGCAAGGCCAAGAAGTCGGTGGACAAGAACAGCAACGAGTACCGGGTGCGGCGGGAACGCAACAACATCGCGGTGCGCAAGAGCCGAGATAAAGCCAAGCAGCGCAACGTGGAGACGCAGCAGAAGGTGCTGGAGCTGACCAGTGACAATGACCGCCTGCGCAAGCGGGTGGAACAGCTGAGCCGTGAACTGGACACGCTGCGGGGCATCTTCCGCCAGCTGCCGGAGAGCTCCTTGGTCAAGGCCATGGGCAACTGCGCGTGA